The following are from one region of the Treponema denticola genome:
- the flgE gene encoding flagellar hook protein FlgE, with product MMRSLFSGVTGMQNHQTRMDVIGNNVANVNTTGFKRGRVNFQDLISQQLSGAARPTEELGGVNPKEVGLGMMVASIDTIFTQGALQTTGVNTDLAIQGNGFFVLKDGEKSFYTRAGAFGLDREGTLVNPANGMRVQGWMAEEADGFRIINTSGQTEDLNIPIGQKLDAKATTSVDYACNLDKRLPELPEGANRAQILESTWSTEFKVYDSFGETHELQIDFARVPGEVNAWQATVNVDPTNAEATATTVGIGTTDGVQNSFIVRFDNNGHLASVTDTAGNVTAPAGQVLVQISYNVVGANPDEAGAPTRHTFDVNLGEIGTSKNTITQFSENSSTRAYQQDGYGMGYLENFRIDQSGVITGVYSNGVRQELGQIAMASFTNQGGLEKAGQNTYVQSNNSGVANISTSGTVGKGYLIGGTLEMSNVDLTDQFVDMIVTQKGFQAGAKTIQTSDTMLETVLNLKR from the coding sequence ATGATGAGATCATTATTTTCGGGTGTAACCGGAATGCAAAATCACCAAACAAGAATGGACGTTATCGGAAATAACGTAGCCAACGTAAATACAACAGGTTTTAAGAGAGGAAGAGTAAACTTCCAAGACTTAATTTCACAGCAGCTAAGCGGTGCAGCTCGTCCTACCGAGGAGCTCGGCGGTGTAAACCCCAAAGAAGTCGGCTTGGGTATGATGGTTGCAAGCATTGACACAATCTTTACACAGGGAGCCTTGCAGACAACAGGTGTCAACACCGATCTTGCAATTCAGGGAAACGGTTTTTTTGTTCTTAAAGACGGAGAAAAATCTTTTTATACAAGAGCTGGAGCTTTTGGTTTAGACAGAGAGGGTACTTTAGTAAACCCTGCAAACGGAATGAGGGTGCAGGGTTGGATGGCTGAAGAAGCTGACGGTTTCAGGATAATCAATACCTCGGGCCAGACGGAAGATTTAAATATTCCTATAGGTCAAAAACTTGATGCAAAGGCAACTACAAGTGTAGACTACGCTTGTAACCTTGATAAGAGACTGCCTGAATTGCCCGAAGGAGCAAACCGTGCTCAAATTTTGGAATCTACTTGGTCTACAGAATTTAAGGTTTATGACAGCTTCGGTGAAACTCATGAGCTGCAAATCGATTTTGCCAGAGTCCCCGGGGAAGTAAATGCTTGGCAGGCAACCGTAAATGTTGATCCGACAAATGCGGAAGCTACAGCTACCACTGTAGGAATTGGAACAACAGACGGCGTTCAAAACAGCTTCATAGTCCGTTTTGACAATAACGGTCATCTTGCTTCCGTTACCGACACTGCAGGAAATGTAACAGCTCCCGCAGGACAAGTTTTGGTTCAAATTTCATACAATGTAGTGGGTGCAAACCCTGATGAAGCCGGAGCTCCTACAAGACATACATTTGATGTAAACTTAGGCGAAATCGGAACTTCAAAAAATACCATTACTCAGTTTTCTGAGAACAGCAGTACAAGAGCTTATCAGCAAGACGGTTACGGAATGGGTTATCTTGAAAACTTTAGAATTGACCAAAGCGGTGTGATAACCGGTGTTTATTCAAATGGTGTAAGACAGGAGTTGGGGCAAATTGCTATGGCAAGTTTTACCAATCAAGGCGGCCTTGAAAAAGCGGGACAAAATACCTATGTTCAGTCCAATAACTCAGGCGTTGCTAATATTTCTACATCGGGAACTGTCGGAAAGGGTTATCTGATAGGCGGAACCCTCGAAATGAGTAATGTAGATTTAACAGACCAATTTGTAGACATGATCGTAACTCAAAAAGGCTTTCAAGCAGGTGCTAAAACAATACAAACTTCTGATACAATGCTTGAAACGGTCTTGAACTTGAAACGATAG
- a CDS encoding flagellar FlbD family protein: MIQVTRLNGTKYWINPHQIETIECNPDVTLQMLSGKYYVIKETPEEILDSIVAYRRKIGIFKNEL; this comes from the coding sequence ATGATACAGGTAACGCGGCTAAATGGAACAAAATATTGGATTAACCCTCATCAAATTGAAACGATAGAGTGTAATCCCGATGTTACTTTGCAGATGCTTTCAGGAAAATATTATGTAATTAAGGAAACGCCTGAAGAAATTTTGGACTCTATAGTCGCTTACCGCCGTAAAATCGGCATATTTAAAAATGAGTTGTAG
- a CDS encoding motility protein A produces MDIASFIGIFGGIAVVAFGAILGGSAGGLIHPASMLITIGGSYMCLFLTYPLSYTIGIFKVVARVFKVTDYGEKALVQRFVALSEKSRRAGLLALEEEIEDFEDPFMRSGLRNVVDGIDGEAIRSLMENELNQMEERHNTWISLVNAWATLAPGFGMLGTVIGLIGMLLNLDDKSALGPNMATALVTTFYGSLMQNWLLVPIATKLMYQNNMEVKSKEMIIEGVLGIQAGDNPRILAQRLITYLTPSDRKSIEAEVLKD; encoded by the coding sequence ATGGATATAGCGTCGTTTATAGGAATATTCGGAGGTATAGCAGTTGTTGCATTCGGTGCAATCCTCGGCGGCTCGGCCGGAGGGCTTATTCACCCGGCTTCAATGTTAATTACGATTGGCGGCTCCTACATGTGTCTTTTTTTAACCTATCCTTTATCCTATACGATAGGAATTTTCAAAGTTGTTGCAAGAGTTTTTAAGGTAACCGATTACGGCGAAAAAGCTCTGGTTCAGCGTTTTGTAGCCCTATCCGAAAAAAGCCGCCGTGCAGGTCTTCTTGCCTTGGAAGAAGAAATTGAAGACTTTGAAGATCCATTTATGCGCTCCGGTTTACGAAATGTAGTTGACGGTATTGATGGAGAGGCTATCCGTTCTCTTATGGAAAACGAACTTAATCAAATGGAAGAGCGCCATAACACATGGATATCCTTAGTAAACGCTTGGGCAACCCTCGCTCCCGGTTTCGGTATGTTGGGAACGGTTATCGGTCTTATCGGTATGTTGTTAAACTTGGATGATAAAAGTGCTCTCGGTCCTAACATGGCTACGGCTCTTGTTACAACCTTTTACGGTTCTCTTATGCAGAACTGGCTTTTGGTTCCTATAGCAACAAAGCTTATGTACCAAAACAATATGGAAGTTAAGTCCAAAGAAATGATTATAGAAGGTGTACTTGGAATTCAAGCCGGAGATAACCCTCGAATCTTGGCTCAAAGGCTTATTACATATTTGACGCCTTCCGATAGAAAATCAATTGAGGCGGAAGTATTAAAGGATTAA
- the motB gene encoding flagellar motor protein MotB translates to MARKKKHGASAAGSGWLTTYADMVTLMLCFFVMLFEPSEVDVTQLMALSASISGDPTGGGLSVSAGRLSDLGNTISSMPSMEKGKMLASALKKAVSLFAPEIKTNKIAVTSDERGIVISLASDVFFYPGSAELNIAESRDTLLNLAQFLSSQDLASHRFRVEGHTDSGVTDPNVWKSNWELSSARAINILHSLTDFGAQESRFSVAGYADTRPIFSNDTAEGRAYNRRVDIIILDDAHF, encoded by the coding sequence ATGGCAAGGAAAAAGAAACACGGTGCAAGTGCCGCCGGAAGCGGCTGGCTTACCACTTATGCAGATATGGTTACTCTCATGCTTTGTTTTTTCGTCATGCTTTTCGAGCCGTCTGAGGTTGATGTAACTCAGCTCATGGCTCTTTCTGCATCAATAAGCGGTGATCCGACCGGAGGCGGTCTTTCTGTTTCTGCAGGCAGACTTTCCGACCTTGGAAACACCATAAGCTCAATGCCTTCAATGGAAAAAGGGAAGATGCTTGCAAGTGCCTTAAAAAAGGCTGTTTCGCTTTTTGCTCCCGAAATCAAAACAAATAAAATTGCAGTTACAAGCGATGAGAGGGGGATAGTAATCAGCCTGGCATCGGATGTTTTCTTTTATCCCGGAAGTGCAGAGCTTAATATTGCCGAATCCAGAGATACGCTTTTAAATCTCGCACAGTTTTTATCTTCACAAGATTTGGCTTCTCATAGATTTAGGGTTGAAGGGCATACCGATTCGGGCGTAACGGATCCGAATGTATGGAAAAGTAATTGGGAGCTTTCATCTGCAAGGGCAATAAATATTTTGCACAGCCTTACGGACTTCGGAGCTCAAGAATCCAGATTTTCTGTAGCAGGCTATGCAGACACTCGCCCTATCTTTTCAAATGATACGGCAGAAGGAAGAGCCTACAATAGGCGGGTTGATATAATTATTCTTGATGATGCACACTTTTAG
- a CDS encoding flagellar basal body-associated FliL family protein: MADNDLMDDDDIQENMASSVDTKKRGTGLIPMLIKWVAIVLVALIFIVTVVVITMNIRDKKGSSHSISPVSEEYRETRDVLQWYQAIGILKVHTADRIPATLIVDVALGYTNNDKSTPQELSARKVEIIDFLRSYFKGKTTAELRQEEKIKIEIKHEINDNVLTKNKIKDVKFTQYDIVEQ; the protein is encoded by the coding sequence ATGGCTGATAATGACTTAATGGATGACGATGATATTCAGGAAAATATGGCTTCATCAGTAGATACCAAAAAAAGAGGTACAGGTCTTATACCCATGCTGATAAAATGGGTTGCTATTGTATTGGTTGCTCTAATATTCATTGTTACCGTTGTAGTTATTACAATGAACATAAGAGATAAAAAAGGCTCATCGCATTCAATATCCCCCGTTTCTGAAGAGTACAGGGAAACAAGGGACGTTTTGCAATGGTATCAGGCAATTGGTATTTTGAAGGTACATACGGCAGATAGAATTCCTGCAACCTTGATAGTAGATGTCGCCTTAGGCTATACTAACAATGATAAGTCGACACCTCAAGAGCTTTCTGCAAGAAAGGTCGAAATAATAGACTTTTTACGCTCTTATTTTAAAGGCAAGACTACGGCTGAATTAAGACAGGAAGAAAAAATAAAGATTGAAATAAAACACGAAATAAACGATAATGTACTTACAAAAAATAAAATAAAGGATGTTAAATTTACGCAATACGATATTGTTGAACAATAA
- the fliM gene encoding flagellar motor switch protein FliM: MTEVLSQDEIDQLLTAISSGDTDTEDFRAVNDTRKIKIYDFKRPDKFSKEQMRTVQMMHETFARLTTTSLSAQLRSMAHVHVATVEQLTYEEFIRSIPTPTTLAIINMDPLRASALLEIDPSVTFSIIDRLFGGKGQGSKVQRELTEIESSVMEGVIVRILANMREAWTTVVDLRPRLGNIDTNPQFVQIVTPSEMVLLVTLETKVGEEEGMMNICLPYITLEPIISKLSTQFWFSSVRRASTGQYAAAIKDKLSTVEVDMVAEVGSLDVSIRDVLNLRAGDVVRLPNVRVGDPFKLTVGSRPKFSCQPGVKGKKLAVQILEKIEDISGDEFEELTSEGDELYE, translated from the coding sequence ATGACAGAAGTTCTTTCGCAGGATGAAATAGATCAGCTTCTCACCGCAATAAGCTCAGGAGATACGGATACAGAAGATTTTCGTGCCGTTAATGACACCCGTAAAATAAAAATTTACGACTTTAAACGTCCCGACAAATTTTCTAAGGAGCAGATGAGGACGGTACAGATGATGCATGAAACCTTTGCCCGTCTTACAACCACTTCTCTTTCCGCTCAGCTGCGAAGCATGGCTCATGTTCACGTAGCAACTGTAGAACAGCTTACGTATGAAGAATTTATAAGATCAATACCTACGCCGACAACCTTGGCGATTATAAACATGGATCCTTTAAGGGCAAGCGCTCTTTTGGAGATAGACCCCTCGGTTACCTTTTCGATTATAGACCGTTTGTTCGGTGGCAAGGGACAGGGTTCAAAAGTTCAGAGGGAATTGACCGAAATAGAAAGCTCCGTTATGGAAGGCGTTATAGTCCGTATCCTTGCAAATATGAGGGAAGCTTGGACTACTGTAGTCGATTTACGTCCCCGTTTGGGAAACATAGATACAAACCCTCAGTTTGTTCAGATTGTAACCCCCTCTGAAATGGTACTTTTGGTAACATTGGAAACCAAGGTTGGAGAAGAAGAAGGAATGATGAATATCTGTCTTCCTTACATTACCCTTGAACCGATTATATCAAAATTGTCGACACAGTTTTGGTTTTCTTCGGTTAGAAGGGCTTCGACGGGACAATATGCGGCGGCAATTAAGGATAAGCTTTCGACTGTTGAGGTTGATATGGTTGCCGAGGTAGGCTCTTTGGATGTTTCAATCAGGGATGTTCTTAACTTGAGAGCGGGAGATGTTGTACGCTTACCCAACGTAAGGGTAGGGGATCCTTTTAAGCTTACAGTAGGAAGCAGGCCTAAATTCTCCTGCCAACCCGGCGTGAAGGGTAAAAAATTAGCAGTTCAGATTTTGGAAAAAATAGAAGATATTAGCGGTGATGAATTCGAAGAATTAACATCGGAAGGAGATGAGTTGTATGAGTGA
- the fliN gene encoding flagellar motor switch protein FliN, with product MSDGSISQDEIDALLSGVGGGGIASAPAAGAGDDLAGFKKTALLQFTKENIPGLSSNLESMTGKTVSISEPVIDFSDRETFLRKVSEMTVATLIDFSGAMSGDHAFMMSPELAKKIVSLVNHEDNVEIDDMALSVISETIAQYVGTELSYLERAGLTGVASSPAESSYVPKAMMRLPQRNFVSITYNVKIDDSAYQLWEILSEDVVDKITSTIAGPDPSMQGMGGDTGIQGMAAMGGMQNMGAMQNNGMMGGMQMGSMQTGGPAQQMFGSGMPQGSPQQGGNMQAMNNMGMMPQMGMGASVQPVQFPPLQGFVSQEEQGNIGLIMDVYMEMTVELGRTKRMIKEILGMGEGHIIELDKLAGEPVDVLVNHKPIAKGEVVVIEESFGVRITEILSPAERISDI from the coding sequence ATGAGTGATGGTTCAATTTCTCAAGATGAAATAGATGCTTTGTTATCGGGAGTAGGAGGAGGCGGAATTGCATCGGCTCCTGCAGCAGGTGCAGGCGATGATTTGGCCGGTTTTAAAAAAACAGCCTTACTTCAATTTACAAAAGAAAATATCCCGGGTCTGTCTTCGAATTTGGAGTCTATGACGGGTAAAACTGTCAGTATTTCGGAGCCGGTTATTGATTTTTCCGATAGAGAGACCTTTTTAAGAAAAGTATCCGAAATGACTGTTGCTACCCTCATTGATTTTTCCGGGGCTATGAGCGGTGATCATGCCTTTATGATGAGCCCTGAGCTTGCAAAGAAAATAGTCAGTTTGGTAAATCATGAAGACAACGTAGAAATAGATGATATGGCCCTTTCAGTTATAAGTGAGACAATAGCTCAATATGTGGGTACGGAACTTAGTTACCTTGAGCGTGCCGGACTTACCGGTGTTGCATCTTCTCCGGCAGAATCTTCATATGTTCCTAAGGCTATGATGAGATTACCTCAGCGTAACTTTGTAAGCATAACTTATAATGTGAAGATTGATGATTCTGCATATCAACTGTGGGAAATTCTTTCTGAGGATGTTGTCGATAAAATAACCTCTACGATTGCGGGTCCTGATCCTTCAATGCAAGGAATGGGAGGCGATACCGGAATTCAGGGTATGGCTGCAATGGGAGGTATGCAAAATATGGGTGCAATGCAAAACAATGGAATGATGGGCGGTATGCAGATGGGTTCTATGCAAACAGGCGGCCCTGCACAGCAAATGTTCGGTTCAGGTATGCCCCAAGGTTCGCCTCAGCAAGGAGGAAATATGCAGGCTATGAATAATATGGGCATGATGCCCCAAATGGGAATGGGCGCCAGTGTTCAGCCTGTTCAATTTCCGCCCCTTCAGGGTTTTGTAAGTCAGGAGGAGCAGGGTAATATCGGTCTTATCATGGACGTTTACATGGAAATGACCGTAGAACTAGGACGAACAAAGCGCATGATTAAAGAAATCCTCGGAATGGGTGAGGGGCATATTATTGAGCTTGATAAACTTGCCGGTGAACCTGTAGACGTTCTTGTAAACCACAAACCTATAGCTAAGGGAGAGGTTGTAGTTATAGAAGAAAGTTTCGGTGTCCGTATAACCGAAATTTTATCTCCGGCTGAGCGTATTTCGGATATATAA
- the fliO gene encoding flagellar biosynthetic protein FliO, whose translation MSFGKKLFFIIFFLFSVTLFAENDGTSSDGDSLPSESGILLDAGTKGNIERNDGNTAPAGNENAFDLNVAERAQSPISRLLQVLVSLIIVCILAYVVLKFLKKSSLSFSSDSPYLKSVASINIAQGKSIHVITLGEKAYIVGVTDSSINMIGEVEDKTLVDTMNLDAERRSSSPKQDFASMLSSVFKGSKNNDIDVDFFEAQRERLNKAAKAQVPEERE comes from the coding sequence ATGAGCTTTGGGAAAAAGCTGTTTTTTATTATTTTCTTTTTGTTTTCGGTGACCTTGTTTGCAGAAAATGACGGAACTTCTTCGGATGGGGATTCTTTGCCTTCAGAGTCGGGTATTCTATTGGACGCAGGTACAAAAGGAAATATTGAAAGGAATGATGGGAATACCGCACCTGCCGGAAATGAAAATGCTTTTGATTTGAATGTTGCAGAAAGAGCTCAATCTCCTATTTCCAGACTGTTACAAGTTCTTGTATCTTTAATTATAGTATGTATTTTGGCCTATGTTGTGCTGAAATTTTTAAAAAAATCTTCACTATCTTTTTCTTCGGATAGTCCTTACCTAAAAAGCGTTGCTTCAATTAACATTGCTCAAGGAAAAAGTATTCATGTTATTACCTTGGGCGAAAAGGCGTACATTGTAGGCGTTACCGATTCTTCAATAAATATGATAGGAGAGGTGGAAGATAAAACCCTTGTCGATACCATGAATTTGGATGCTGAAAGACGCAGCTCTTCTCCCAAACAAGACTTTGCTTCTATGCTGTCCTCAGTTTTTAAAGGCTCAAAGAATAATGATATTGATGTAGATTTTTTTGAAGCACAACGTGAAAGGTTAAACAAGGCTGCTAAAGCTCAAGTGCCGGAGGAAAGAGAATGA
- the fliP gene encoding flagellar type III secretion system pore protein FliP (The bacterial flagellar biogenesis protein FliP forms a type III secretion system (T3SS)-type pore required for flagellar assembly.): MKRNLLILFFFGMILFIPVQVFSQSSFPEGTTAGRTDADPNRQAGRIPFIDFSIREPSTNKDVAFSVQLLIFITLISIAPSLLLLMTSFLRLSIVLDFVKRALSLQQVPPTQVLNGIAFFLTLFIMQPTFTQIYNNAYKPMSEGQIGIEEAYREAEKPMRYFMYKQMQKNPAHIRTFMAMSKLPKPDTLADVPTHILIAAFILHELTIAFQIGIFLYLPFIIIDMIVASILMSMGMIMLPPVQISMPFKLILFVMVDGWGLLFGKLFESFL, translated from the coding sequence ATGAAAAGAAATCTTTTGATCCTGTTTTTTTTCGGTATGATTCTTTTTATTCCGGTTCAAGTTTTTTCTCAGTCGAGCTTTCCCGAAGGTACTACTGCCGGAAGAACCGATGCCGATCCTAATAGGCAGGCTGGGAGAATTCCTTTTATCGATTTTTCGATAAGAGAACCTTCGACAAATAAGGATGTTGCTTTTTCAGTTCAGCTTTTAATTTTTATTACGCTTATCTCGATAGCTCCAAGTCTTTTGTTATTGATGACGAGTTTTTTGCGTTTAAGTATTGTTTTAGACTTTGTGAAAAGGGCCTTATCTCTTCAGCAAGTGCCGCCGACTCAGGTTTTAAACGGAATTGCCTTTTTTCTTACCCTGTTTATTATGCAGCCGACCTTTACCCAAATATATAATAACGCTTATAAACCTATGAGTGAGGGACAAATCGGAATAGAAGAAGCTTATAGGGAAGCGGAAAAACCTATGCGGTATTTTATGTATAAGCAAATGCAAAAAAATCCGGCCCATATCCGCACCTTTATGGCTATGTCTAAACTTCCAAAGCCCGATACTCTTGCAGATGTACCGACCCATATTTTAATAGCTGCCTTTATATTACATGAGCTTACAATAGCTTTTCAAATCGGAATATTTTTATACCTTCCGTTTATTATAATAGATATGATTGTCGCCAGTATTCTTATGTCTATGGGTATGATAATGCTTCCGCCCGTCCAAATATCCATGCCGTTTAAATTGATTCTTTTTGTTATGGTTGACGGCTGGGGACTCCTCTTCGGTAAATTATTTGAATCGTTTTTATAA
- a CDS encoding histidine phosphatase family protein, with product MIVIYFIRHAQSDISIKENRNRPLTNKGKKDADKLKNIFREININSIISSPYLRSIQTMTPLSEMKNIQIELYEDLREKKSNVWFDRIEEFQEYVKKQWSDFNYSMNQDETLNEVQRRNINVLFNILNTKTGKTVLIGTHGTALCTILNYFDKKYGYEYFLEIAGKMPHIVKITFENNKAIEINEIQTYNRI from the coding sequence TTGATAGTTATTTACTTTATTCGTCATGCTCAGTCTGATATCAGTATAAAAGAGAATAGAAATCGACCTTTAACAAATAAAGGAAAAAAAGATGCTGATAAATTAAAAAATATTTTTAGAGAAATTAATATTAATAGTATTATTTCAAGCCCGTATTTAAGAAGTATTCAGACGATGACGCCTCTATCAGAAATGAAAAATATCCAAATTGAATTATATGAGGATTTACGAGAAAAAAAGTCTAATGTTTGGTTTGATAGAATTGAAGAATTTCAAGAATATGTAAAAAAGCAATGGAGTGATTTTAATTATAGTATGAATCAAGATGAAACATTGAATGAAGTACAGCGTAGAAATATAAATGTATTATTTAATATATTAAACACAAAAACCGGAAAGACAGTTTTGATCGGAACGCATGGAACAGCATTATGTACAATTTTGAATTATTTTGATAAAAAATATGGGTATGAATATTTTTTAGAAATTGCCGGAAAAATGCCTCATATTGTAAAAATAACATTTGAGAATAATAAAGCAATAGAAATAAACGAAATACAAACATACAATCGGATTTAA
- a CDS encoding peptide ABC transporter substrate-binding protein — protein sequence MKGRKLFLSAALVLLFFACGGNKKIGEPKAVTASLGAEPSILDAAKASDRYSFIILDYITENLTDILTEDNGEIKILPGLAESWTHNADYTEWTFKLREAYWSDGVKIMAEDFVYGIRRIINAESASPMAMYYDYIKNAQDVLKGKLDYSEIGIKALDEKTLQIVTENPIKNLHEFAAKIPPQREDIIKEFGLSYGSEAEKIICSGAFKVKTWVHNSKIELVKNEKFWNAENVKIDALTFKIINEENAALGELLNGSIDIANAYSISWINKLKKENRFAEINGVDSRVQYIFMNQKDKLFSNKKIRQALSASLDRKEICTDLFDDIYKPAYGFVSIATELEGKNYRTLAGEPIQELKKKVPDPKAHFIEGLKELGFGDDPSKITISIMFPSNESSKFDEYLQNRLSNVLGVNVELDKIEGTVFKKRNKSLDYQVGFKSWGGGIDTPARYLDLFLPGNKIVPIGWENNEYTDLVLRAKKSSDFSEKLELFKKAEMILLAEECGIAPYANQTYNIFMQTKLKGVKQFYPGTYNLKYAFIED from the coding sequence ATGAAAGGTAGAAAATTATTTTTGTCGGCAGCATTGGTGCTGCTTTTTTTTGCTTGCGGGGGCAATAAGAAAATTGGTGAGCCTAAAGCCGTTACGGCTTCATTGGGTGCGGAGCCGAGTATTTTGGATGCCGCAAAGGCTTCAGACAGGTACTCTTTTATAATATTGGACTATATAACCGAAAATTTGACCGATATTTTAACTGAAGATAATGGGGAGATAAAAATTCTTCCGGGCCTTGCCGAGTCTTGGACTCATAATGCAGATTATACGGAGTGGACTTTTAAATTGCGTGAAGCCTATTGGTCTGACGGCGTAAAGATAATGGCTGAAGACTTTGTTTACGGTATTCGCCGTATCATCAATGCCGAATCTGCCTCACCTATGGCAATGTATTATGACTATATCAAAAATGCCCAAGATGTTTTAAAGGGTAAGCTGGACTATTCCGAAATAGGAATCAAGGCTCTTGATGAAAAAACTCTTCAAATCGTAACCGAAAATCCCATAAAAAATCTTCATGAATTTGCCGCAAAAATTCCTCCGCAAAGGGAAGATATTATAAAAGAATTCGGGCTATCCTACGGCAGTGAGGCCGAAAAAATAATTTGCAGCGGGGCTTTTAAAGTAAAAACCTGGGTGCATAACAGCAAGATTGAGCTTGTTAAAAACGAAAAATTTTGGAATGCCGAAAATGTAAAAATAGATGCTCTTACATTTAAAATAATAAATGAAGAAAATGCCGCCCTCGGGGAGCTTTTAAACGGCAGCATCGATATTGCAAATGCTTATTCTATCAGCTGGATAAACAAGCTGAAAAAAGAAAACCGCTTTGCCGAAATAAACGGAGTTGACAGCCGTGTTCAATATATTTTTATGAATCAAAAAGACAAGTTGTTTTCAAACAAAAAAATTCGCCAAGCTCTTTCGGCAAGTCTTGATCGAAAAGAAATTTGTACCGACCTGTTTGACGATATTTATAAACCGGCCTACGGTTTTGTTTCGATCGCCACCGAGCTTGAAGGTAAAAATTACCGAACCCTTGCAGGCGAGCCGATTCAAGAATTGAAAAAAAAAGTTCCTGATCCTAAGGCTCATTTTATTGAGGGTTTAAAAGAATTGGGGTTTGGAGATGACCCTTCAAAGATAACAATTTCGATAATGTTCCCGTCAAATGAAAGCTCGAAATTTGATGAATATTTACAAAACAGGCTTTCAAATGTTTTGGGAGTAAATGTAGAGCTTGATAAAATCGAGGGAACGGTCTTTAAAAAGCGGAATAAGAGCTTGGACTATCAAGTTGGTTTTAAATCATGGGGCGGCGGTATTGATACACCCGCCAGATATTTGGACCTTTTTTTACCCGGAAATAAAATTGTCCCGATAGGCTGGGAAAATAATGAGTACACCGATTTGGTTCTGCGGGCAAAAAAAAGCTCCGATTTTAGCGAAAAGCTGGAACTTTTTAAAAAAGCGGAAATGATTTTATTGGCAGAAGAATGCGGTATTGCTCCTTACGCAAACCAAACCTATAATATCTTTATGCAAACAAAATTAAAAGGAGTTAAACAGTTTTATCCGGGAACCTACAATCTAAAATACGCCTTTATTGAGGATTGA